GAGGGAGAAGGAACACCGGAAAACGGTGAGCCTGTGATCGACAACATTGGAGACGTCCGTGTACGTATTCAAGGTAAGGATGAAGAGCCTAAGAATACAACAGATCAACCGAATGATATCCCTAATCTGCAAAAGCCAGAGGATGACAACAATTCGGGCAACTCCGGTGGTACTCCACCGACAACAACCTAATCATTCAATGGATAGTTGAATAAGCTTATATGCAAGCTCCGGGGAACCAGGTATTATTGGTTTTCCGGAGCTTTTTAAATGGAAGATTATTGCTAACGTGATTTGACAGACACCGGAACGTTGTGTACATTTATTGTTAAATAAACGGCTGTCGTCTTCTTAGCTTATAAAAGCCAACAGCTGCTGCAATCGACTTTCTATTATTTTGAACATATACGTGAGCGCATACTGTAGAACCTATGGTGTGCGCTATTCTTCTGTGAAATCAGGTGAAGTCATGATTCCAAGATATCTAGTTGATTTTGATGTAGCGGAATTGACCCGATTGGAAGCCGACGTGTTAATTATCGGCTCGGGCATTGCGGGCTTATATACAGCCATTAAGGCTGCAGAGAATCGGAAAGTGTTGCTGATCACCAAGAAGACTTTGATGGAAAGCAACACACGTTATGCTCAAGGCGGCATTGCTGCTGTCACATCGGATGAGGATACACCTGCTTATCATATGCAGGACACCCTGATTGCTGGTGCAGGTTTGTGCGAACCAGAGGCGGTCAGAACGCTTGTCCATGAAGGTCCAGGTGGTATTCAAGAGTTAATACGTATGGGAACGGCTTTTGATCGTGTGGATGGTGAACTAGCATTGACACGGGAAGGAGCGCATAGCCATCGGCGTATTTTGCATGCGAATGGGGACGCTACGGGTTATGAAATTGTTCGTGCGTTGTCAAAGCAGGTTGCTGCTCATCCCGGTATCGAAGTGTGGGAAGAGTGCATGGTCGTCGACCTGCTGACTGAGCATGGTGAGTGTATTGGGGCCCTCGTCCAAAAGCCAGGTGGGGAAAGGTCGTATATCACTGCTAATGCAACGATTTTGTGCTCAGGAGGTAGCGGGCAATTATACCGTTATACGACTAACCCGGATATTGCAACCGGGGATGGTATTGCTATGGCGTATCGTGCTGGGGCGATTGTCCGGGATATGGAATTCATACAGTTTCATCCTACGGCGTTGTGCCATCCGGGCGCTCCAAGGTTTCTAATTTCCGAAGCTGTACGGGGAGAAGGAGCCGTGTTACGCAATATTCACGGAGAACGCTTCATGGACAAGTATGATTCACGGCAGGAGCTTGCACCCAGAGATATCGTAGCTCGTGCTATCATTCATGAGATGGAACGCACCCAAGCTGCGTTTGTATACTTGGATATTACGCATGAGCCGCCTGAGCGGGTGAAGCGACGTTTTCCAACCATTTATCGGACATGTCTGTCATTTGGTTTGGATATGACGACAGACTGGATTCCCATTGCGCCTGCTGCCCATTATATGATGGGTGGTGTTCAGACCAATTTACACGGGGAAAGCTCCATTGCGCGTTTATTCGCCTGCGGGGAGACCTCTTCTACAGGTGTTCACGGAGCTAATCGTCTTGCGAGCAATTCATTATCTGAAGCTATTGTATTCGCCAGTAGGATTATTGAGCGACTGCATTCATTGCCACCGCTGGTCGGCCATACGTTGATATCTTATAGCGATAACCGCACAGAGTTCCCGGCTTCATCCGTCACGGAGCAACGGCTTAAGCTGCAAGAAGCAATGGTTCGTTATGCTGGAGTTCGTCGGCACGGCGAGGGGCTGCAAGCAGCATTAGATGAGCTGCAAGGGCAAATGCCTATTTTCGGGGCTGTGATCGCTAGCCGGGAAGAGATCGAATTTGCCAATTTGCTCACATGTGCTTTATTAGTAACAGATTGTGCGTTACTGCGTGAGGAGAGCCGGGGAGCGCATTATCGCGAGGATTTTCCTGAGACAGATGATAGCGCCTGGCGAAAGCATGTCCAGCAGCGACGTGATCAAGGGATAACGGAGGAGTACGTTCATGACATCTAACAGCGAGCTTTATGGAGAGTTTAGTGGATATCAGGAGGAACTGACGGCACAAATTCGCAGCTGGCTGCGAGAAGATACGGGCTCTGGCGATGTGACCACGCGCTGGACGATTGAGCAGGGCCACCAATCCAAGGCTGTCATTCATGCCAAGGAGAGCGGCGTAGTTGCGGGTTTACCCGTGGCTGCCCTTGTATTTCAGGTAGTGGACCCTTCCTTGTCGTTTACTCCGCTGGTGACCGATGGACAGTGGATTGAAAAGGGAAGCGTTTTGGCTGAAGTGAATGGAAGTACCCATGCGATTTTGACTGGAGAGCGACTGGCGTTAAATTTGCTACAACGAATGTCTGGCATTGCCACGCGGACTCGAGCTTTTATAGAACAATTGCATGGTTTGTCCACCCGCTTGGTGGATACACGCAAAACAACACCGGGACATCGGCTGCTGGAGAAGTATGCTGTTCGTGTAGGCGGTGGCTCGAATCATCGCTTTGGCCTGTACGATGCTGTTATGATTAAGGATAATCATATTAAGGGCGCAGGTGGGATTGAACAAGCTGTGAGTCGAGCGCGCGCTAATATACCGCATACGATGACGATTGAAGTAGAGACGGAAAACATGAAACAAGTGCAGGAAGCCCTGGAAGCTGGGGCGGATATCATTATGCTGGATAACATGTCTGCCCCAGATATGAAGGAAGCCGTTCGGTTCATTCGGGAACGGGCACCACATGTCAAAACAGAAGCCTCGGGCAATGTATCGCTGGATACAGTGCGTGAGATGGCTGAGAGTGGCGTAGATGTGATTTCTGTAGGCAGGCTGACATACTCTTTTCATAGTCTGGATATCAGCCTTGACCTTAACGCAAAGAAAGATAGGTGACACCCATTGATTCTTGTAGTGGATGTAGGTAATACCAATATTGTTCTGGGGATGTACGAAGGGCGGGAGCTGTTGCACCATTACCGGATAAGCACCTCCAGACAGGCAACCGCAGATGAATACGGCGTACTCATACATAATCTTTTTAGTATGGGTGGCGTATTAAAGGATGACATCCAAGGAGTTATTATTTCCTCTGTCGTTCCGCCATTGGTCCGTGTATTAGAAGAAATGTGCGATAAATACATAGGCAAAACGCCGTTAATCGTCGGACCGGGAATCAAGACCGGTCTTAACCTGCGTTATGAGAATCCGCGTGAAGTAGGTGCGGATCGGATCGTGAACGCTGTTGCGGCTGTCGAACGGTTCGGCGGGCCGCTGGTTGTGGTGGATTTTGGAACCGCGACGACGTTTGATTGTATTGACGATAAGGGAAACTACCTGGGTGGTGTAATTGTACCGGGTATCGGGATTTCGACAGAGGCACTGTATCAACGGGCTTCCAAGCTGCCCCGCATCGAGTTGGAGAAACCCAAAAAGGTTATTGGTCGTAATACGGTTCATGCCATGCAAGCTGGGATTATCTTCGGTTATGCTGGGCAAGTGGATGGCATTGTGAGGCGCATTAAGGAAGAAATGCAGGCGGAGCCTACGGTTATTGCTACCGGAGGTCTTGCAGAGCTAATCGCATCAGAGACAGAGAGCATTCAGAAAGTGTTGCCGATGTTGACGCTCGAAGGATTACGTATCATTTACCAACGTAACGCTGAATAAAAAAGTGGATATAAGCTGCCGCTGCGTCCAACCGATGATCTTATCGGTTTGGATTAGCGGCGTTTTTCGTCTATACTGAAATATGTTACGTTTTTGAACAATTCGCGTGATCTGTCGATGCAGGTTGTTTATATAGTAGGAAATTATGCTTCAATGATGAGCAATACTAACGAAAATAAGCAGCATAGCTGTCCTGGAGAATAGGGGAGGATATCAATATGGAAAATAAGCAGGATCGACTTATTCGTGGCACAGCCATGGATGGGAGGGTTAGAGCTTTTGCTGTTCGGACAACTCAATTGGTAGAGGAATTGCGGAGAAGACATGATACGTATCCAACGGCTACCGCTGCTTTGGGGCGAACCCTCACAGCAGGAGCTATTATGGGTTCTATGCTAAAAGGCAAAGAGCGA
The Paenibacillus peoriae DNA segment above includes these coding regions:
- the nadB gene encoding L-aspartate oxidase, with product MIPRYLVDFDVAELTRLEADVLIIGSGIAGLYTAIKAAENRKVLLITKKTLMESNTRYAQGGIAAVTSDEDTPAYHMQDTLIAGAGLCEPEAVRTLVHEGPGGIQELIRMGTAFDRVDGELALTREGAHSHRRILHANGDATGYEIVRALSKQVAAHPGIEVWEECMVVDLLTEHGECIGALVQKPGGERSYITANATILCSGGSGQLYRYTTNPDIATGDGIAMAYRAGAIVRDMEFIQFHPTALCHPGAPRFLISEAVRGEGAVLRNIHGERFMDKYDSRQELAPRDIVARAIIHEMERTQAAFVYLDITHEPPERVKRRFPTIYRTCLSFGLDMTTDWIPIAPAAHYMMGGVQTNLHGESSIARLFACGETSSTGVHGANRLASNSLSEAIVFASRIIERLHSLPPLVGHTLISYSDNRTEFPASSVTEQRLKLQEAMVRYAGVRRHGEGLQAALDELQGQMPIFGAVIASREEIEFANLLTCALLVTDCALLREESRGAHYREDFPETDDSAWRKHVQQRRDQGITEEYVHDI
- a CDS encoding type III pantothenate kinase, with the translated sequence MILVVDVGNTNIVLGMYEGRELLHHYRISTSRQATADEYGVLIHNLFSMGGVLKDDIQGVIISSVVPPLVRVLEEMCDKYIGKTPLIVGPGIKTGLNLRYENPREVGADRIVNAVAAVERFGGPLVVVDFGTATTFDCIDDKGNYLGGVIVPGIGISTEALYQRASKLPRIELEKPKKVIGRNTVHAMQAGIIFGYAGQVDGIVRRIKEEMQAEPTVIATGGLAELIASETESIQKVLPMLTLEGLRIIYQRNAE
- the nadC gene encoding carboxylating nicotinate-nucleotide diphosphorylase, giving the protein MTSNSELYGEFSGYQEELTAQIRSWLREDTGSGDVTTRWTIEQGHQSKAVIHAKESGVVAGLPVAALVFQVVDPSLSFTPLVTDGQWIEKGSVLAEVNGSTHAILTGERLALNLLQRMSGIATRTRAFIEQLHGLSTRLVDTRKTTPGHRLLEKYAVRVGGGSNHRFGLYDAVMIKDNHIKGAGGIEQAVSRARANIPHTMTIEVETENMKQVQEALEAGADIIMLDNMSAPDMKEAVRFIRERAPHVKTEASGNVSLDTVREMAESGVDVISVGRLTYSFHSLDISLDLNAKKDR